CTTTCCCGACTTGAGCAACGAAAGATTCTGCTCGGTAATCCCCACGTGTTTCGCCAGATCACGTGAGGTGACTTTTCGTCGGGCCAGCATGACATCCAGTGTTATACAAATTCGCATCGATTCCT
This window of the Gimesia fumaroli genome carries:
- a CDS encoding helix-turn-helix domain-containing protein; this encodes MRICITLDVMLARRKVTSRDLAKHVGITEQNLSLLKSGKVKGIRFATLEKICEFLECQPGDILQYEVESQSQAA